In Sphingomonas sp., a single window of DNA contains:
- a CDS encoding histone deacetylase: MIAVVHHPDYVAPAPAGSAYLWNKNGLVRDLLQAEGARVAWHAPEAMPQRWLEAVHDPDYVAEVLEARVPPHKTRRIGFPVTLAVARRSERVPGGTFLAARIAQAEGYAANSAGGSHHALADTGAGYCVFNDLAIAAVRLTEEGHAARVLIVDCDVHQGDGTAALTAGRSDIATYSIHAEKNFPARKARSTLDVGLADGTGDAVYLETLEATLLPLLAQFDPDLVLYQAGVDPFADDRLGRLGLSGAGLVARDRWVAETLRRRGIPFASTLGGGYGSDALEVAQRHATSILTLGAAALGGACNLRNQGASDAA; the protein is encoded by the coding sequence GTGATCGCCGTCGTCCACCATCCCGATTATGTCGCGCCGGCACCGGCGGGCAGCGCCTATCTCTGGAACAAGAACGGCCTGGTCCGGGACCTGCTGCAGGCGGAGGGCGCGCGCGTCGCTTGGCACGCTCCCGAGGCGATGCCGCAGCGGTGGCTGGAGGCGGTGCATGATCCCGACTATGTCGCCGAAGTGCTGGAGGCGCGCGTGCCGCCGCACAAGACGCGTCGCATCGGCTTTCCCGTTACCCTTGCGGTCGCCCGGCGTTCGGAGCGGGTTCCCGGCGGGACGTTCCTCGCCGCCCGCATTGCACAGGCCGAGGGCTATGCGGCGAACAGCGCGGGCGGCAGCCACCACGCGCTGGCGGATACCGGCGCGGGCTATTGCGTGTTCAACGATCTCGCCATCGCCGCGGTGCGCCTGACCGAGGAGGGCCATGCCGCCCGCGTGCTGATCGTCGATTGCGACGTGCACCAGGGCGATGGCACTGCGGCGCTGACCGCGGGGCGGTCGGACATCGCCACCTATTCGATCCACGCCGAGAAGAACTTCCCGGCCCGCAAGGCGCGCTCGACCCTCGACGTCGGTCTCGCCGACGGCACCGGGGACGCTGTCTATCTCGAAACGCTGGAAGCGACGCTGCTGCCGCTGCTCGCCCAGTTCGATCCCGATCTGGTGCTGTACCAGGCCGGCGTCGATCCGTTCGCCGACGATCGACTCGGACGGCTGGGGCTGAGCGGGGCGGGGCTGGTCGCGCGCGATCGCTGGGTCGCCGAGACCTTACGGCGGCGCGGCATTCCCTTCGCCAGCACGCTGGGCGGCGGCTATGGCAGCGATGCGCTGGAGGTCGCACAGCGACATGCCACATCGATCCTCACCCTCGGCGCGGCGGCGCTCGGCGGTGCTTGCAACCTGCGCAACCAAGGCGCATCTGACGCCGCATGA
- the hemB gene encoding porphobilinogen synthase: MSQYPALRLRRSRASVWSRRLHAETVLTPADLIWPVFVTEGTEEEPIAALPGVSRWSLAGIVDRAREARDLGIPCLALFPNTPHALRTEDGREAVNPDNLMCRAIRAIKDAVPEVGVLTDVALDPYTSHGHDGIVDTAGYVLNDETSAVLVEQALVQAQAGADIVAPSDMMDGRVGQIRAALEGDGQVNVQIMAYAAKYASAFYGPFRDAVGSRGLLKGDKKTYQMDPANAEEALREVALDLAEGADSVMVKPGLPYLDIVTRVKSAFEVPVFAYQVSGEYAMIEAAAAVGAGDREALVLETLMAFKRAGCSGVLTYHAPLAARLLGA, from the coding sequence ATGAGCCAATATCCCGCGCTTCGCCTCCGCCGCTCCCGGGCTTCGGTCTGGAGCCGTCGCCTCCACGCCGAAACCGTGCTCACCCCCGCCGACCTGATCTGGCCGGTGTTCGTGACCGAAGGCACGGAAGAGGAGCCGATCGCGGCGCTCCCCGGCGTCTCGCGTTGGAGCTTGGCCGGGATCGTCGACCGTGCGCGCGAGGCGCGCGACCTCGGCATTCCGTGCCTCGCACTGTTCCCCAACACGCCCCACGCGCTGCGCACCGAGGATGGCCGCGAGGCGGTCAATCCGGACAATCTGATGTGCCGCGCGATCCGCGCGATCAAGGATGCGGTGCCCGAGGTCGGCGTGCTGACCGATGTCGCGCTCGATCCTTATACCAGCCACGGCCACGACGGCATCGTCGACACCGCAGGCTACGTGCTGAACGACGAAACCTCGGCAGTGCTGGTCGAGCAGGCACTGGTCCAGGCGCAGGCGGGGGCCGACATCGTCGCCCCGAGCGATATGATGGACGGCCGCGTCGGCCAGATCCGCGCCGCGCTGGAAGGCGACGGCCAGGTCAACGTCCAGATCATGGCCTATGCCGCGAAATATGCGAGCGCCTTCTACGGTCCGTTCCGCGACGCGGTCGGCAGCCGCGGGCTGCTCAAGGGCGACAAGAAGACCTACCAGATGGACCCCGCCAATGCCGAGGAAGCGCTGCGCGAAGTCGCGCTCGACCTCGCCGAGGGCGCGGACAGCGTGATGGTCAAGCCCGGGCTGCCGTATCTTGACATCGTCACGCGCGTGAAGAGCGCCTTCGAAGTGCCTGTATTCGCCTATCAGGTCTCCGGCGAATATGCCATGATCGAAGCCGCGGCTGCGGTCGGCGCAGGCGATCGCGAGGCATTGGTGCTGGAGACGTTGATGGCGTTCAAGCGGGCAGGCTGTTCGGGGGTTCTCACCTATCACGCGCCGCTTGCCGCACGGCTGCTCGGCGCGTGA
- a CDS encoding GNAT family N-acetyltransferase has product MIETARLLLRPPEPRDFDALHAMWSDPAVMRDLGPVKTPAHSRATIARHLGYAPSHGLGFQVVERREDGAVLGFCGLKPGAPDTPIAGELEIGWMFARAHWGKGFAREAAAASLDWAWAHRAEARVVAITAASNLPSQALMTRLGMTWFANFEHPVHPEGHRLRASVAFAIPRP; this is encoded by the coding sequence GTGATCGAGACCGCGCGGCTGCTGTTGCGGCCGCCCGAGCCGCGCGATTTCGATGCGCTCCACGCGATGTGGAGCGATCCGGCGGTGATGCGCGACCTCGGGCCGGTGAAGACCCCCGCCCATAGCCGGGCGACCATCGCCCGGCATCTCGGCTATGCCCCCAGCCATGGCCTGGGTTTCCAGGTGGTCGAGCGGCGGGAGGACGGCGCGGTCCTCGGCTTTTGCGGGCTGAAGCCCGGCGCGCCCGACACCCCGATCGCCGGCGAGCTCGAGATCGGCTGGATGTTCGCGCGTGCCCATTGGGGCAAGGGCTTTGCCCGCGAGGCGGCGGCGGCGAGCCTCGACTGGGCCTGGGCGCATCGCGCCGAGGCCCGCGTGGTTGCGATCACTGCGGCCTCGAACCTGCCGAGCCAGGCGCTGATGACTCGGCTGGGCATGACGTGGTTCGCGAACTTCGAGCATCCGGTGCATCCGGAAGGCCATCGCTTGCGTGCCAGCGTCGCCTTCGCCATCCCCCGCCCATGA
- a CDS encoding GNAT family N-acetyltransferase, translated as MIETERLLLRGWTDADRAPFHAMCTDPRVMAFIGPLQSRAESDAGIDRQIGVLASHGHCFWAIERREDGRFLGFCGLKPGAAGTPIEGEVEIGWRLAVKHWGQGYAAEAARASLAWGWQHLEVPSIAAITAEDNARSWGLMERLGMRRALDADFDHSAAIPQLRRHRTYRIARP; from the coding sequence ATGATCGAGACCGAACGACTCTTGCTGCGCGGCTGGACGGATGCCGACCGCGCGCCGTTCCACGCCATGTGCACCGATCCGCGCGTCATGGCCTTTATCGGCCCGCTGCAGTCGCGGGCCGAGAGCGACGCGGGTATCGACCGGCAGATCGGCGTTCTCGCCAGCCATGGCCATTGTTTCTGGGCGATCGAACGGCGCGAGGACGGCCGCTTCCTGGGCTTTTGCGGCCTCAAGCCGGGGGCTGCCGGCACCCCGATCGAAGGCGAGGTCGAGATCGGCTGGCGGCTCGCCGTGAAGCATTGGGGGCAGGGCTATGCCGCCGAGGCCGCGCGGGCGAGCCTAGCCTGGGGCTGGCAGCATCTCGAGGTGCCGAGCATCGCCGCGATCACGGCGGAGGATAATGCGCGCAGCTGGGGGCTGATGGAGCGGCTCGGCATGCGGCGCGCGCTCGATGCCGATTTCGATCATTCGGCCGCCATCCCACAGCTGCGGCGCCACCGCACCTATCGCATCGCCCGCCCGTGA
- a CDS encoding fused MFS/spermidine synthase yields MTDPQAQARGARRALFVAAILGGSFLLFLIQPMVARMALPRLGGAPAVWNSAMLVYQALLLVGYGYAHWLGRFRVRTQAGVHLGVLAFAALWLPIGLGTMQVPAGAEPALWVPWLLVAAIGPLFLAISAQAPLLQRWYAVASHGRDPYALYAASNIGSFGGLIAYPLLVEPLLRLRSQSWLWTIGYALVALLVLACASRLPRHEALPAPRSDRPATVARDWARWIVLALVPSGLMLATTTFLTTDIVAVPLLWVLPLGLYLLSFPVAFRSSALLDDLLERCVPLVLLLFGATLVAGDSRLAYFNALIGLVLLFAVAVACHARLYALRPPPERLTGFYLAMAVGGALGGVFAGLLAPVLFDWTYEYPLLILAAGLLIPQRALTGAIARLWASRYRLPVGLALSAAVVAIVVLALHVQLLGPIQIQLGFVAVAVIGLVTIGARWPFAVALAGGLFLFGGYTAIETSLSGARTRSYFGVYTVSDQADQRRLAHGTTVHGVQLKGARATRPTTYYQAGSGVGQAMLAAPALYGPHARIGVVGLGTGTLACYAKPGQSWRFFEIDPAVVHLARDSGKFSFLRLCAPQAQISVGDARLRLSELQATSLDLLALDAFSSDAVPMHLMTAEAFATYGRVLEPEGLLLVHISNRFLALSPVVAGAAKAGGWQGLRLVHVPSALERQDEGAVSDWMALSRSPRVLSALQAQDGEWRPLVAQPGFTGWTDDHASLVPVLRLFRSAGD; encoded by the coding sequence GTGACCGACCCGCAGGCGCAGGCCAGGGGCGCCCGCCGCGCGCTATTCGTGGCCGCGATCCTCGGCGGCTCCTTCCTGCTGTTTTTGATCCAGCCGATGGTCGCCCGGATGGCACTGCCCCGGCTCGGTGGCGCGCCGGCGGTGTGGAACTCGGCGATGCTCGTCTACCAGGCGCTGCTGCTGGTCGGCTATGGCTATGCGCACTGGCTGGGGCGTTTCCGCGTGCGGACACAGGCGGGCGTGCATCTCGGTGTGCTCGCCTTCGCGGCGCTCTGGCTGCCGATCGGGCTGGGGACCATGCAGGTGCCGGCGGGGGCCGAACCCGCGCTGTGGGTGCCGTGGCTGCTCGTTGCCGCGATCGGGCCGCTGTTCCTCGCCATCTCCGCGCAGGCGCCGTTGCTCCAGCGCTGGTATGCGGTGGCGAGCCATGGGCGCGATCCCTATGCGCTCTATGCCGCTTCCAACATTGGCAGCTTCGGCGGCCTGATTGCCTATCCGCTGCTGGTCGAGCCGTTGCTGCGGCTGCGCAGCCAGAGTTGGCTGTGGACGATCGGCTATGCGCTGGTGGCGCTGCTGGTGCTTGCCTGCGCGAGCCGCCTGCCGCGGCACGAGGCACTGCCCGCACCGCGTAGCGATCGCCCCGCAACTGTGGCGCGCGACTGGGCGCGCTGGATCGTGCTCGCGCTGGTCCCCTCGGGGCTGATGCTGGCGACAACCACCTTCCTCACCACCGATATCGTCGCGGTGCCGCTGCTCTGGGTGCTGCCGCTGGGGCTGTATCTGCTCAGCTTCCCCGTCGCCTTCCGGAGCTCGGCGCTGCTCGACGACCTCCTCGAACGCTGCGTGCCGCTGGTGCTGCTGCTGTTCGGCGCCACGCTGGTCGCGGGCGATTCGCGGCTCGCCTATTTCAACGCGCTGATCGGTCTGGTGCTGCTGTTCGCGGTGGCGGTCGCCTGCCACGCGCGCCTCTATGCGCTGCGCCCGCCCCCCGAGCGGCTGACCGGCTTCTACCTCGCCATGGCGGTGGGCGGCGCGCTGGGCGGCGTGTTCGCCGGGCTGCTGGCGCCGGTGCTGTTCGACTGGACCTATGAATATCCGCTGCTGATCCTCGCCGCCGGGCTGCTGATCCCCCAGCGCGCGCTGACCGGCGCGATCGCGCGGCTGTGGGCGAGCCGCTACCGCTTGCCCGTCGGGCTGGCGCTGAGTGCGGCGGTGGTGGCGATCGTGGTCCTTGCGCTGCACGTGCAGCTGCTCGGCCCGATCCAGATCCAGCTGGGCTTCGTCGCGGTGGCGGTGATCGGCCTCGTCACGATCGGCGCGCGCTGGCCCTTTGCGGTTGCGCTGGCGGGCGGACTGTTCCTGTTCGGCGGCTATACCGCGATCGAGACCTCGCTCAGTGGCGCGCGCACCCGCAGCTATTTCGGCGTCTATACGGTGAGCGATCAGGCCGACCAGCGACGGCTCGCCCACGGCACCACGGTACACGGCGTACAACTCAAGGGCGCGCGCGCGACGCGGCCGACCACCTATTACCAGGCCGGCTCGGGCGTGGGGCAGGCGATGCTCGCGGCACCCGCGCTCTACGGGCCGCATGCACGCATCGGCGTGGTCGGGCTCGGTACCGGCACGCTCGCCTGCTACGCCAAGCCCGGCCAGTCGTGGCGCTTCTTCGAGATCGATCCTGCGGTGGTCCATCTTGCCCGGGACTCGGGCAAGTTCAGCTTCCTCCGGCTGTGCGCCCCGCAGGCCCAGATCTCCGTCGGCGACGCGCGGCTGCGACTGAGCGAGTTGCAGGCGACTAGCCTAGACCTGCTCGCGCTCGACGCCTTCTCCTCGGACGCGGTGCCGATGCACCTGATGACCGCCGAGGCCTTCGCCACCTATGGCCGCGTGCTGGAACCCGAAGGGTTGCTACTCGTCCATATCTCCAACCGTTTCCTGGCGCTGAGCCCGGTGGTGGCAGGTGCCGCCAAGGCCGGCGGCTGGCAGGGGCTGCGGCTGGTCCATGTGCCGAGCGCGCTCGAGCGGCAGGACGAAGGCGCCGTGTCGGACTGGATGGCGCTCAGCCGCTCGCCGCGGGTGCTGTCGGCTCTCCAGGCGCAGGATGGCGAATGGCGTCCCCTCGTCGCCCAACCCGGCTTCACCGGCTGGACCGACGATCATGCCTCGCTGGTACCGGTGCTGCGGCTGTTCCGTTCGGCCGGAGACTAG
- the rsmA gene encoding 16S rRNA (adenine(1518)-N(6)/adenine(1519)-N(6))-dimethyltransferase RsmA, with translation MTALPPLRDVITRYGLSASKALGQNFLFDGQLLGRIAKVPGDLAGAEVFEVGPGPGGLTRALLQAGARVTAVERDRRCIPALEELGGYFPDKLRVIEGDALEVDAPALFAGKPHVVANLPYNVGTALLVGWLSAEWQPWWASLTLMFQKEVAERIVAQAGTEHYGRLAVLAQWRSTPRIAMNVHRSAFTPPPKVMSAVVHIVAGEAPEGVQLRVLEAVTAAAFGQRRKMLRQSLKSVPGALAALETLGIDASRRAETVSVAEFVAIARELGRT, from the coding sequence GTGACTGCCCTCCCCCCGCTCCGCGACGTCATCACCAGGTACGGGCTCAGCGCCAGCAAGGCGCTGGGGCAGAATTTCCTGTTCGACGGCCAACTGCTCGGCCGCATCGCCAAGGTCCCCGGCGACCTTGCGGGCGCCGAAGTGTTCGAGGTCGGCCCCGGTCCCGGCGGCCTCACCCGCGCGCTGCTCCAGGCGGGCGCCAGGGTCACCGCCGTCGAGCGCGACCGCCGCTGCATCCCCGCGCTGGAGGAACTCGGCGGCTACTTCCCCGACAAGCTCCGCGTCATCGAGGGCGATGCACTGGAGGTGGACGCCCCAGCGCTGTTCGCGGGCAAGCCGCACGTCGTCGCCAACCTGCCCTATAATGTCGGCACCGCGCTGCTGGTCGGCTGGCTGTCGGCCGAATGGCAACCTTGGTGGGCGAGCCTGACGCTGATGTTCCAGAAAGAAGTCGCCGAGCGCATCGTCGCGCAGGCGGGGACCGAGCATTATGGCCGGCTCGCGGTGCTCGCCCAGTGGCGCAGCACGCCGCGGATCGCGATGAACGTGCATCGCTCGGCCTTCACCCCGCCGCCCAAGGTGATGTCGGCAGTGGTGCACATCGTCGCCGGCGAAGCACCCGAGGGCGTGCAGCTCCGCGTCCTGGAGGCGGTGACTGCCGCCGCCTTCGGCCAGCGCCGCAAGATGCTGCGCCAGAGCCTGAAATCGGTCCCCGGCGCGCTGGCCGCGCTGGAAACGCTCGGCATCGACGCGAGCCGCCGGGCCGAGACCGTCAGCGTCGCCGAGTTCGTCGCGATCGCCCGGGAACTCGGCCGGACCTAG
- the pdxA gene encoding 4-hydroxythreonine-4-phosphate dehydrogenase PdxA, translating to MRVGERTPPPLAIAMGDPAGIGPEITAKAWEARDSENLKPFFAVGDPAAVRAVWGGPIATIGDPREAFAVFDEALPVLPIGDTGPVVPGAPTLASAHVALQSLEVATGLASAGAAWGLVTGPVSKAQLYAIGFSHPGQTEFVAERCGITADNAVMMLAGPTLRVVPITVHVPLAQVPSLISAELIVAKGRVTARGLQRNFGIASPRLAFAGLNPHAGENGAIGREEIEVLAPAIEQLRAEGIDASGPYAADTLFHARARAGYDAALCLYHDQALIPIKTLHFDDGVNMTLGLPIVRTSPDHGTAFGIAGQNVAHPGAMIAAIRMAASAARHRVMANT from the coding sequence ATGCGCGTCGGGGAGCGTACCCCGCCGCCGCTCGCCATCGCCATGGGCGACCCGGCGGGGATCGGGCCGGAGATCACGGCCAAGGCGTGGGAAGCGCGCGACAGCGAGAATCTGAAGCCCTTCTTCGCGGTCGGCGATCCCGCGGCGGTGCGCGCAGTATGGGGCGGTCCCATTGCGACGATCGGGGATCCGCGCGAGGCCTTCGCCGTATTCGACGAGGCGCTGCCGGTGCTGCCGATCGGCGACACTGGCCCCGTCGTGCCCGGAGCACCGACGCTTGCCTCGGCCCATGTCGCACTCCAGTCGCTCGAAGTGGCGACGGGGCTGGCCAGCGCGGGGGCGGCCTGGGGGCTTGTGACCGGACCCGTCTCGAAGGCGCAGCTCTACGCGATTGGCTTCAGCCATCCCGGCCAGACCGAGTTCGTCGCCGAACGCTGCGGGATCACCGCCGACAACGCCGTGATGATGCTGGCGGGTCCGACGCTGCGGGTGGTGCCAATCACCGTCCATGTTCCGCTCGCGCAGGTGCCATCGCTGATCAGCGCCGAGCTGATCGTGGCCAAAGGCCGTGTCACCGCACGCGGGCTCCAGCGCAATTTCGGCATCGCTAGCCCGCGCCTCGCTTTTGCAGGGCTCAACCCCCATGCCGGTGAAAATGGCGCGATCGGGCGCGAGGAGATCGAGGTGCTGGCCCCTGCGATCGAACAGCTCCGCGCCGAAGGGATCGACGCGAGCGGACCCTATGCCGCCGACACGCTATTCCACGCGCGCGCGCGCGCCGGCTATGACGCGGCGCTGTGTCTCTATCACGATCAGGCGCTGATCCCGATCAAGACGCTCCACTTCGACGACGGCGTGAACATGACGCTGGGTTTGCCGATCGTGCGCACCTCGCCCGATCATGGTACCGCTTTCGGCATCGCCGGGCAGAATGTCGCGCACCCCGGCGCGATGATCGCCGCGATCCGCATGGCGGCCAGCGCGGCGCGTCACCGGGTGATGGCGAACACGTGA
- a CDS encoding peptidylprolyl isomerase, protein MMGVGRIAGTGAKWLAGAGLAALATMAIAQTSAGQDGVNNGLDLPSTLEIFGKADPNVRKPTAIVNDYVITGTEVDQRVALVTGMQKLTLKPEEREQLKLAMLRQLIDETLQIQEAKANEIKVDPREIESSFGRVGTRFQKTPEQMRAWLREIGSSERSIKRQIEAELAWSRLLRKRVNVNVGETEVKAMIDRLTAQKGTDEFHVYEIYQNATPDRAEEVSGGMKKMIEQMRQGTPFDYLARTYSQSSTRARGGDLGWIQPAMLPEQLAQAVQEMQPGQVAGPIPLSAGFSIVYLADKHKVGISDPRDARLSLRQLSLGFAKGTTEAQASTRAASFAKATQAIRGCGDVNKVASAEGAEVVDRDNIVIKDLPPALQNLILPLQVGQATQPFGSIEDGVRVLVICGRDDPPAANTPSVEQVQEQLEDQRVNLRAERMLRDLRRDALIEYR, encoded by the coding sequence ATGATGGGTGTGGGCAGGATTGCAGGAACGGGTGCGAAGTGGCTGGCGGGCGCGGGGCTTGCTGCCCTGGCGACGATGGCGATCGCCCAGACCTCGGCGGGGCAGGACGGCGTGAACAATGGGCTTGATCTGCCGAGCACGCTGGAAATTTTCGGCAAGGCCGATCCGAACGTCCGCAAGCCCACCGCGATCGTCAACGACTATGTCATCACCGGCACCGAGGTCGACCAGCGCGTCGCCCTGGTCACCGGCATGCAGAAGCTGACGCTGAAGCCCGAAGAGCGCGAACAGCTCAAGCTCGCCATGCTCCGCCAGCTGATCGACGAGACGCTCCAGATCCAGGAGGCCAAGGCCAACGAGATCAAGGTCGACCCGCGCGAGATCGAGAGCAGCTTCGGCCGCGTCGGCACCCGCTTCCAGAAGACGCCCGAGCAGATGCGCGCCTGGTTGCGCGAAATCGGTTCGTCCGAGCGCTCGATCAAGCGCCAGATCGAGGCCGAGCTCGCCTGGAGCCGGCTGCTGCGCAAGCGCGTCAACGTCAATGTCGGCGAGACTGAAGTGAAGGCGATGATCGATCGCCTCACCGCGCAGAAGGGCACCGATGAGTTTCACGTCTACGAAATCTACCAGAACGCCACGCCCGATCGCGCCGAGGAAGTCTCCGGCGGCATGAAGAAGATGATCGAGCAGATGCGCCAAGGCACGCCGTTCGACTATCTCGCCCGCACCTATTCGCAGAGCTCCACCCGCGCGCGTGGCGGCGATCTCGGCTGGATCCAGCCGGCGATGCTGCCCGAGCAGCTGGCGCAAGCGGTGCAGGAAATGCAGCCGGGCCAGGTCGCCGGGCCGATCCCGCTCTCGGCCGGCTTCTCGATCGTGTACCTCGCCGACAAGCACAAGGTCGGCATCTCCGATCCCCGCGATGCCCGGCTGAGCCTGCGCCAGCTGTCGCTCGGCTTCGCCAAGGGGACCACCGAGGCCCAGGCCAGCACCCGCGCCGCGTCGTTCGCCAAGGCGACCCAGGCAATCCGCGGCTGCGGAGACGTGAACAAGGTGGCCTCGGCCGAGGGTGCCGAAGTGGTGGATCGTGACAACATCGTCATCAAGGATCTGCCGCCCGCGCTGCAGAACCTGATCCTGCCGCTCCAGGTGGGACAGGCGACCCAGCCCTTCGGTTCGATCGAGGACGGCGTGCGCGTGCTGGTGATCTGTGGCCGCGACGATCCGCCTGCGGCCAATACGCCGTCGGTGGAGCAGGTGCAGGAGCAGCTTGAGGACCAGCGCGTCAATCTGCGCGCCGAGCGGATGCTGCGCGACCTTCGCCGCGACGCGCTGATCGAATATCGCTGA
- a CDS encoding LPS assembly protein LptD has translation MFFPAALGLCLSAQARAQQVPDSRPLPADQAAGARLPAADLQDRPVEPAPPPPGGLLDDPKQVQFTADQLDYDMNSDVVIASGDVRMYRESNRLRADKVTWDRRTGKVMATGNIVVANPEGDAAYGDSIELTDTLKDGVVDNMLVVLEAGGRIAAARGSRNDGGVITVENAAYTPCSVSDSSGCPKEPSWKITADRVVYDPAKHRLRYKGARISVFNFVTIPLPAFSHPAGGQSDSGFLTPDARYSRTNGLQLALPYFFSIAPNRDLTVTPRVFSDTLPMLQADYRELNSLGAFRVQAYGTYSRRADDLTVAPSPATLRNDFRGYLDLVGRYQLDPSWDVRASLRVASDRTFLRRYDISRDDRLRNNIAIERIDSDSYFAINAWAVQTLRVGDRQGLQPVALPEIEYRRRLDDGLLGGKFDFQVNTLALTRTGGQDTQRAFTSAQWSIRRLTNWGQEVSLTAYTRGDIYNTSDTIATTVASYRGENGFRFRGIAAGALDVKWPFVGDFLGGSQRITPRVQMVVAPHLANMDVPNEDARAVDLEDSNLFALNRFAGYDRFEDSTRFTYGLDYALYLPGISVEANVGQSYRLTTRPTLFPNGTGLTDRMSDIVGRTVIRFHDFVSLTHRYRLDKDGLAVRRNEIDMSVGSRATYVTVGYLRLNRNVDPTLEDLQDREELRLGARVQFARFWSLSGSTLIDLTDKQEDPLSLANGFQPIRHRIGLFYEDDCLRIGTTWRRDYATTGDAQRGNSYLLTLAFKNLGR, from the coding sequence ATGTTCTTTCCGGCCGCGCTCGGTCTGTGCCTGTCGGCGCAGGCACGTGCCCAGCAGGTGCCCGATTCGCGTCCCCTGCCCGCCGATCAGGCCGCCGGCGCTAGGCTGCCCGCGGCCGATCTGCAGGATCGACCGGTTGAGCCCGCGCCGCCGCCGCCGGGCGGCCTGCTCGACGATCCCAAGCAGGTCCAGTTCACCGCCGACCAGCTCGATTACGACATGAACAGCGACGTCGTCATCGCGAGCGGCGACGTGCGCATGTACCGCGAGAGCAATCGCCTCCGCGCCGACAAGGTCACCTGGGACCGCCGCACCGGCAAGGTCATGGCGACGGGCAACATCGTCGTTGCCAACCCCGAAGGCGACGCTGCCTATGGCGACAGCATCGAACTGACCGACACGCTGAAGGACGGCGTGGTCGACAATATGCTCGTCGTGCTGGAAGCCGGCGGCCGGATCGCCGCGGCGCGCGGGTCTCGCAACGATGGCGGCGTCATCACCGTCGAGAACGCCGCCTATACGCCCTGCTCGGTTTCCGACAGTTCGGGCTGCCCCAAGGAGCCGTCCTGGAAGATCACCGCCGACCGGGTCGTCTATGATCCGGCGAAGCACCGGCTGCGCTACAAGGGCGCGCGCATCTCGGTATTCAATTTCGTCACGATCCCGCTGCCGGCGTTTTCCCACCCGGCGGGCGGCCAAAGCGATTCGGGATTCCTGACGCCGGATGCACGCTATAGCCGCACCAACGGCCTGCAGCTTGCCCTGCCCTATTTCTTCAGCATCGCGCCCAATCGCGACCTGACCGTCACGCCGCGGGTCTTCTCGGACACGCTGCCGATGCTGCAGGCGGATTATCGCGAACTCAACAGCCTCGGCGCCTTCCGCGTCCAGGCCTATGGCACCTATAGCCGCCGCGCCGACGACCTCACCGTCGCGCCTAGCCCGGCGACGTTGCGCAACGATTTCCGTGGCTATCTCGACCTGGTCGGCCGCTACCAGCTCGATCCGAGCTGGGACGTGCGCGCCTCTCTCCGCGTGGCGAGCGACCGTACGTTCCTCCGTCGCTACGATATTTCGCGCGACGATCGCCTGCGCAACAACATCGCGATCGAGCGCATCGACAGCGACAGCTATTTCGCCATCAACGCCTGGGCGGTGCAGACGCTGCGGGTGGGCGACCGCCAGGGATTGCAGCCGGTGGCGCTGCCCGAGATCGAGTATCGCCGACGGCTCGACGACGGGTTGCTCGGCGGCAAGTTCGACTTCCAGGTCAACACGCTGGCGCTCACGCGCACCGGTGGCCAGGATACCCAGCGCGCCTTCACCAGCGCGCAGTGGAGCATCCGTCGCCTCACCAACTGGGGCCAGGAGGTCAGCCTGACCGCCTATACCCGCGGCGATATCTACAACACGTCCGACACGATCGCGACCACGGTGGCGAGCTATCGCGGCGAAAACGGCTTCCGTTTCCGCGGCATTGCCGCGGGCGCGCTCGACGTGAAATGGCCATTTGTCGGCGATTTCCTCGGCGGCAGTCAGCGGATCACCCCGCGCGTCCAGATGGTTGTCGCGCCGCATCTGGCGAACATGGACGTCCCCAACGAGGATGCCCGCGCGGTCGATCTCGAGGATTCCAATCTGTTCGCGCTCAATCGCTTTGCGGGCTATGATCGCTTCGAGGACTCGACCCGCTTCACCTACGGGCTCGACTATGCGCTGTACCTCCCTGGCATCAGCGTTGAGGCGAATGTCGGCCAGAGCTATCGGCTGACCACACGACCCACGCTGTTCCCGAATGGCACCGGCCTTACCGATCGCATGTCGGATATCGTCGGGCGCACGGTGATCCGCTTCCACGATTTCGTCAGCCTCACCCACCGCTATCGGCTCGACAAGGACGGGCTGGCGGTGCGCCGCAACGAGATCGACATGTCGGTCGGCTCGCGCGCCACCTATGTCACGGTCGGCTATCTGCGGCTCAACCGCAATGTCGATCCCACGCTCGAGGATCTGCAGGATCGCGAGGAGCTGCGCCTCGGTGCCCGCGTGCAGTTCGCCCGCTTCTGGTCGCTGTCGGGCTCGACGCTGATCGATCTGACCGACAAGCAGGAAGATCCGCTGTCGCTGGCCAACGGCTTCCAGCCGATCCGCCACCGCATCGGGCTGTTCTACGAAGACGACTGCCTGCGCATCGGCACGACGTGGCGGCGCGACTATGCCACCACCGGCGATGCCCAGCGCGGCAACTCCTATCTGCTCACCCTCGCCTTCAAGAACCTCGGCCGCTAG